In one Oligoflexia bacterium genomic region, the following are encoded:
- the serS gene encoding serine--tRNA ligase has translation MLDLKSLTVNPERFRKSLSSRGGDPTEIDRILAVNDERKKVISKAENLKAQQNKVNQEIAMLKKNKQDATELLNQMKELSVEVKRLEAEAGVVDEQVRDLLMRIPNVCHDSVPVGSPEANKVVRQWGEKQQITGKALEHWELGEKLGILDFERAARVTGARFTFVRSYAAKIERALINFMLDTHTKEHGYEEMIPPFIVNRASMTGTGQLPKFEEDLFHLKNVDYFLIPTAEVPVTNYFREEVLLESQLPIAFTAYSPCFRAEAGSYGKDTKGLIRQHQFNKVEVVRFVKPTESYEQLELLAGHAEIILQKLGLHYRTMALSTQDIGFGSAKTYDLEVWLPGQNAYREISSCSNFEDFQARRANIRFKPNGGGKPEFVHTLNGSGLAVGRTLVAILENFQQPDGSVLIPKVLQSYCGFDKIPASK, from the coding sequence ATGTTAGATTTAAAATCCCTGACCGTGAATCCAGAGCGTTTTCGAAAAAGTCTTTCAAGTCGTGGCGGTGACCCTACAGAGATCGATCGTATTTTAGCGGTCAATGATGAGCGTAAAAAAGTAATTTCCAAAGCTGAAAATCTCAAAGCTCAACAAAACAAAGTTAACCAAGAAATTGCAATGCTTAAAAAAAATAAACAAGACGCAACTGAGCTTTTAAATCAGATGAAAGAACTTAGTGTTGAGGTAAAGCGCTTAGAGGCAGAAGCCGGTGTTGTTGATGAACAAGTGCGTGATTTACTGATGCGCATTCCAAATGTTTGTCATGACTCTGTTCCTGTGGGTTCGCCTGAAGCAAATAAAGTGGTTCGGCAATGGGGCGAAAAACAACAAATCACGGGTAAAGCTTTAGAGCATTGGGAGTTAGGTGAAAAATTAGGAATTCTTGATTTTGAGCGCGCAGCACGTGTGACGGGTGCAAGGTTTACGTTTGTGCGTAGTTATGCTGCAAAAATTGAGCGGGCATTAATTAATTTTATGCTCGATACGCACACAAAAGAGCATGGCTATGAAGAGATGATACCGCCATTTATTGTGAATCGTGCAAGTATGACGGGCACAGGGCAGCTTCCTAAATTTGAAGAAGATTTATTTCATTTAAAAAATGTAGATTATTTTTTAATCCCAACAGCAGAAGTGCCTGTTACAAATTATTTTCGTGAAGAAGTATTATTAGAATCACAATTACCAATCGCGTTCACAGCATATTCACCGTGCTTTCGAGCAGAGGCGGGATCATACGGCAAAGACACAAAGGGCCTTATTCGGCAGCATCAGTTTAATAAAGTTGAGGTTGTGCGTTTTGTAAAACCAACAGAATCATATGAGCAACTAGAGCTTCTCGCGGGGCATGCTGAGATTATTTTACAAAAATTAGGACTTCATTACCGTACGATGGCTTTATCAACACAAGATATTGGTTTTGGTTCTGCGAAAACATATGACCTTGAAGTTTGGCTTCCGGGTCAAAATGCGTATCGCGAAATTAGTTCGTGCAGTAACTTTGAAGACTTTCAAGCCCGCAGAGCCAATATTCGCTTTAAGCCCAATGGCGGCGGAAAACCTGAATTCGTGCACACCCTCAATGGTTCAGGCTTAGCGGTTGGACGCACTTTAGTGGCGATCTTAGAGAATTTTCAACAACCTGACGGCAGCGTGCTTATTCCAAAGGTTCTTCAGTCTTATTGCGGGTTTGATAAGATTCCAGCTTCTAAATAG